In Elephas maximus indicus isolate mEleMax1 chromosome 7, mEleMax1 primary haplotype, whole genome shotgun sequence, the following proteins share a genomic window:
- the LOC126080850 gene encoding olfactory receptor 5B12-like yields the protein MENSIEVTEFTLVGITDEPELQIPLFIIFSLIYLITVVGNLGMMVLILLDSCLHTPMYFFLSCLSLLDFGYSSAVTPKVMARFLIGDKVISYNACAAQMFFFAAFITAENFLLASMAYDHYAAVCKPLHYTTVMTTSVYTRLAIGSYVCGFLEAPIYTGDIFSLSFCRSNVVHHFFCDAPPLLALSCSNHYINQVVSSFLVGINVLFSIPVILISYLFIFTTLLRMRLSKGCQKAFSTCASHLTAIFIFYGAGIFVYLQPSSSHSMDTDKMASVFYAIVIPMLNPLVYSLRNKEIKSAFKKAVGKAMSSIGILF from the coding sequence ATGGAAAACAGTATAGAGGTGACCGAATTCACTCTCGTGGGGATAACGGATGAACCTGAACTGCAGATCCCACTGTTTATAATCTTCTCTCTCATCTACCTTATCACTGTGGTTGGGAACCTGGGGATGATGGTGTTGATTCTCTTGGACTCTTgtctccacactcccatgtactttttcctcagctgTCTCTCTCTGCTGGATTTTGGTTACTCCTCAGCTGTCACACCCAAGGTGATGGCCAGGTTCCTTATAGGAGACAAGGTCATCTCCTACAATGCATGTGCTGCTCAGATGTTCTTTTTTGCAGCCTTTATCACTGCAGAAAATTTTCTATTGGCCTCAATGGCCTATGACCACTATGCAGCAGTATGTAAGCCCCTACATTATACCACCGTCATGACAACCAGTGTATATACACGTCTGGCCATAGGCTCCTATGTCTGTGGTTTCCTGGAAGCCCCTATCTACACTGGAGATATATTCAGTCTCTCCTTCTGTAGGTCCAATGTGGTTCATCACTTTTTCTGTGATGCTCCTCCTCTCCTGGCACTCTCATGCTCTAACCACTATATCAATCAGGTGGTTTCATCTTTTTTGGTGGGCATCAATGTCCTTTTTTCTATCCCGGTAATCTTGATCTCCTACCTGTTTATATTTACCACCCTCCTGAGGATGCGTTTATCCAAAGGATGCCAAaaggccttttccacctgtgCTTCCCACCTCACTGCAATCTTCATCTTCTATGGGGCAGGCATCTTCGTGTACTTACAACCCAGCTCCAGTCATTCCATGGACACAGACAAAATGGCATCTGTGTTCTATGCCATAGTCATCCCTATGCTGAATCCGCTTGtctacagtttgaggaacaaagagATCAAAAGTGCATTTAAAAAGGCTGTTGGGAAAGCAATGTCATCTATAGGAATCCTATTTTAA